One genomic segment of Penaeus chinensis breed Huanghai No. 1 chromosome 24, ASM1920278v2, whole genome shotgun sequence includes these proteins:
- the LOC125038222 gene encoding craniofacial development protein 1-like: MLQDEDYDSDTSDEDFVPQGVESDDEPISGGEEEEDDLDEDGEGKSAAKDKKKKGRKKKGKKQNPLLAHIDDKEHNAEEKEAEQFVVSNEKDKKKEENLWADFLADVEDKPSPPPKPKASSWAALLGKKSSSSANSTSGNPVAATVKKEEPKKAVKKENQDNKPSTVKITKVFEFAGEEVRIEKEVDANSAEAKAASLTPESSTTVDKKASPVGGLGGVKRPAGLSNIIGLLDNKKQKLTTLEKTKLDWNSFKAEEGIDEELESHKKSKHGYLDKQAFLERADVRQFEIERAMRQSKRSNR; the protein is encoded by the exons atgctTCAGGATGAAGATTACGACTCAGACACGAGTGATGAAGATTTTGTGCCGCAAG gTGTTGAGAGTGATGATGAACCAATAagtggtggagaggaggaggaagatgatttagatgaagatggggaaggaaaatcagcagcaaaagataaaaagaaaaaaggaaggaagaaaaagggcaaGAAACAGAACCCCCTTTTAGCACATATAGATGACAAGGAACATaatgcagaagaaaaagaagcagagcaATTTGTAGTAAGCaatgagaaggataaaaagaaagaggagaatttatgggcag attTCCTTGCTGATGTTGAAGATAAACCCAGCCCTCCACCTAAACCAAAAGCTTCAAGTTGGGCAGCCTTATTAGGGAAGAAGTCTTCAAGTAGTGCTAATTCCACCTCTG GTAATCCAGTTGCAGCCACAGTCAAGAAAGAAGAACCAAAGAAAGccgtgaaaaaagaaaatcaagataaTAAACCAAGCACTGTAAAAATTACAAAAGTGTTTGAATTTGCTGGAGAAGAAGTAAG AatagaaaaagaagtagatgCCAACTCAGCTGAGGCAAAAGCTGCATCTTTAACTCCTGAGAGCAGTACAACAGTTGACAAGAAAGCTTCACCAGTTGGAG GTTTAGGAGGTGTGAAGCGACCTGCAGGATTATCCAACATCATAGGACTTCTggataataaaaagcaaaagttGACAACTTTAGAAAAAACCAAATTAGACTGGAATAGCTTCAAAGCTGAAGAAGGTATTGATGAAGAACTGGAAAGTCACAAAAAGAGTAAGCATGG ataTTTAGATAAGCAAGCATTTTTGGAAAGAGCAGATGTAAGACAGTTTGAAATCGAAAGAGCAATGAGACAAAGTAAGAGATCAAATAGGTGA